From the Glandiceps talaboti chromosome 10, keGlaTala1.1, whole genome shotgun sequence genome, one window contains:
- the LOC144441388 gene encoding dolichol phosphate-mannose biosynthesis regulatory protein-like: protein MATSTDRVVGLGMVGLSGLIFLYYTIWVIILPFVDENYFIHQYFLPRAYAVIIPIVAGVIALGFIGIFVIIITANKKKKTS, encoded by the exons ATG GCCACAAGTACAGACCGTGTTGTTGGGCTGGGTATGGTAGGCCTGTCAGGCCTTATTTTCCTCTATTACACCATATGGGTTATCATCCTG CCATTTGTGGATGAAAACTACTTCATTCACCAGTATTTCCTGCCTAGGGCCTATGCTGTTATTATTCCTATCGTAGCTGGTGTTATAGCACTAGGATTTATTG GTATATTTGTGATCATAATCACAGCcaacaaaaagaagaaaacaagtTGA
- the LOC144440580 gene encoding cation-dependent mannose-6-phosphate receptor-like: protein MGIFQISSKFFEKSLRRTFIITCGLLSLSLQKVTTQVTCISNEPCKCKLSDGSGELDLTSLAGNSTNPTFSGITGGDGDKYWFDPCVDFSVSGPANNSCTDVRVCRYAVDQDNYFSCGSSEPEYVYFEQNNSITLIYNNSEEGVALKLTSVVVKCIDTSTDKLIVYGRDTNHPELYNMTLESKYGCLVMTPPPPPPPSYGVSAGTMLIVIVLSAFILYCGVGCLFHRTVYGAQGTDQIPHYVFWSSLPGLIKDGWLFATERCRQTKEPEGYDSL, encoded by the exons ATGGGCATTTTTCAAATATCCTCAAAATTTTTCGAAAAATCACTACGGAGAACTTTTATCATCACGTGTGGTTTGTTAAGCCTGTCACTGCAGAAGGTTACAACTCAGGTCACCtgtattagtaatgaaccaTGCAAGTGTAAACTCTCCGATGGAAGTGGCGAGTTGGACTTGACTTCACTGGCGGGAAACAGCACCAACCCAACATTTAGTGGAATAACTGGCGGCGACGGAGACAAGTATTGGTTCGATCCCTGTGTCGATTTTTCTGTGAGTGGGCCAGCGAACAATTCTTGCACAGATGTTCGAGTGTGCAGATATGCAGTCGACCAAGATAACTATTTCAGTTGTGGATCTTCAGAACCGGAATATGtgtattttgaacaaaacaatTCCATCACTTTGATCTATAATAACA GTGAAGAAGGCGTAGCCTTGAAACTGACATCAGTGGTTGTAAAATGCATAGACACATCAACAGACAAACTCATTGTGTATGGTAGAGATACAAACCATCCAGAGTTATACAACATGACTTTAGAAAGCAAGTATGGATGTCTTGTGATgacaccaccacccccaccaccaccatcatatgGAGTTAGTGCTGGAACAATGCTGATTGTTATTGTGCTTAGTGCATTTATTCTATACTGTGGCGTGG GATGTCTTTTTCATAGAACGGTGTATGGTGCCCAGGGTACAGATCAAATACCACATTATGTATTCTGGTCATCACTACCGGGACTTATCAAAGATGGATGGTTATTTGCTACAGAACGATGTCGACAGACAAAGGAACCAGAAGGTTATGACAGTTTGTAA